Proteins encoded in a region of the Sphingomonas jaspsi DSM 18422 genome:
- the tuf gene encoding elongation factor Tu, with translation MAKAKFERNKPHCNIGTIGHVDHGKTSLTAAITKVLAEEGLSQKVDFENIDKAPEERERGITISTAHVEYETKARHYAHVDCPGHADYVKNMITGAAQMDGAILVVSAADGPMPQTKEHILLAKQVGVPTMVVFLNKVDQVDDPELLELVELEIREELSKREFDGDNIPIVAGSALAALEDSNKEIGHDAILKLMDAVDTWIPQPERPLDKPFLMPIEDVFSISGRGTVVTGRVETGVIKVGEEVEIVGIKDTKKTVVTGVEMFRKLLDQGEAGDNIGALIRGVGREEVERGQVLAKPGSITPHTEFKANVYVLSKDEGGRHTPFFANYRPQFYFRTTDVTGEVQLPEGTEMVMPGDNVSLGVKLIAPIAMDEGLRFAIREGGRTVGAGVVGTIVK, from the coding sequence ATGGCGAAGGCAAAGTTTGAGCGGAACAAGCCGCACTGCAACATTGGCACCATCGGTCACGTCGACCACGGCAAGACCTCGCTGACCGCAGCGATCACCAAGGTCCTGGCCGAGGAAGGCCTGTCGCAGAAGGTCGACTTCGAAAACATCGACAAGGCGCCGGAAGAGCGCGAGCGCGGCATCACCATCTCGACCGCCCACGTCGAGTATGAAACCAAGGCGCGTCACTATGCGCACGTCGACTGCCCGGGTCACGCCGACTACGTCAAGAACATGATCACCGGTGCCGCCCAGATGGACGGCGCGATCCTGGTCGTGTCGGCCGCCGACGGTCCGATGCCGCAGACCAAGGAGCACATCCTGCTCGCGAAGCAGGTCGGCGTTCCGACCATGGTCGTCTTCCTCAACAAAGTCGACCAGGTTGACGATCCCGAACTGCTCGAACTCGTCGAGCTGGAAATCCGTGAAGAACTGTCGAAGCGCGAATTCGACGGCGACAACATTCCGATCGTCGCGGGTTCGGCTCTGGCCGCCCTCGAAGATTCGAACAAGGAAATCGGTCACGACGCGATCCTGAAGCTCATGGACGCCGTCGACACCTGGATCCCGCAGCCGGAACGCCCGCTCGACAAGCCGTTCCTGATGCCGATCGAAGACGTGTTCTCGATCTCGGGTCGTGGCACCGTCGTGACCGGCCGCGTCGAAACCGGCGTCATCAAGGTTGGTGAAGAAGTCGAAATCGTCGGCATCAAGGACACCAAGAAGACCGTCGTCACCGGCGTCGAAATGTTCCGCAAGCTGCTCGACCAGGGTGAAGCCGGCGACAACATCGGTGCGCTGATCCGCGGCGTCGGCCGTGAAGAAGTCGAACGTGGCCAGGTCCTCGCCAAGCCGGGTTCGATCACCCCGCACACCGAGTTCAAGGCGAACGTCTACGTCCTGTCGAAGGACGAAGGCGGCCGTCACACCCCGTTCTTCGCGAACTACCGTCCGCAGTTCTACTTCCGCACGACCGACGTGACGGGTGAAGTACAGCTGCCGGAAGGCACCGAAATGGTCATGCCGGGCGACAACGTCTCGCTGGGCGTGAAGCTGATCGCTCCGATCGCCATGGACGAAGGTCTGCGCTTCGCGATCCGCGAAGGCGGCCGTACCGTCGGCGCAGGGGTTGTCGGCACCATCGTTAAGTAA
- the fusA gene encoding elongation factor G, with protein sequence MARSHPLERYRNIGIMAHIDAGKTTTTERILYYTGKSYKIGEVHEGSATMDWMEQEQERGITITSAATTTFWQAEDGKGPEHRINIIDTPGHVDFTIEVERSLRVLDGAVAVFDGVAGVEPQSETVWRQADKYGVPRMCFINKLDRTGADFYYCVQSIIDRLGATPLVMYLPIGAESDLKGVVDLVNNRGIVWQDESLGAKFDYVDIPADMADKAAEYREKLIELAVEQDDDVMTAYLEGQEPDVATIKKLIRKGTLAQAFVPVTCGSAFKNKGVQPLLDAVVDYMPSPLDIPPIKGVIPGTDKEDSRPSSDDEPFAALAFKIMNDPFVGSLTFCRIYSGKLSKGSVLNSVKDKKEKIGRMLLMHANSREDIEEASAGDIVAIAGLKETTTGDTLCAEKAPIILERMEFPDPVIELSVEPKTKADQERMGIALNRLAAEDPSFRVSTDHESGQTIIKGMGELHLDILVDRMKREFKVEANVGAPQVAYRESLAKPVELTYTHKKQSGGSGQFGEVKIAVAPGERGSGINFIDEIKGGNIPREYIPSVEKGMRETAETGSLIGFPIIDFDIRLLDGKYHDVDSSALAFEIAGRGAMREAAQKAGIKLLEPVMKVEVVTPEEFMGDVIGDLNSRRGQIQGTDSRGNAQVVEAMVPLANMFGYVNQLRSFTQGRAQYTMQFSHYEEVPQNVADEVKAKLA encoded by the coding sequence ATGGCCCGCAGCCATCCGCTCGAACGTTACCGCAACATCGGTATCATGGCGCACATCGACGCCGGCAAGACCACGACCACCGAGCGTATTCTTTATTACACCGGTAAGTCGTACAAGATCGGCGAAGTCCACGAAGGCTCGGCCACCATGGACTGGATGGAGCAGGAGCAGGAGCGCGGCATCACCATCACGTCGGCCGCGACGACCACGTTCTGGCAGGCCGAAGACGGCAAGGGTCCGGAACACCGGATCAACATCATCGACACCCCCGGCCACGTCGACTTCACCATCGAAGTCGAACGCTCGTTGCGCGTGCTCGACGGTGCGGTTGCGGTGTTCGACGGCGTTGCCGGCGTTGAGCCGCAGTCGGAGACCGTGTGGCGCCAGGCCGACAAGTATGGCGTTCCGCGGATGTGCTTCATCAACAAGCTCGACCGCACCGGCGCCGACTTCTATTACTGCGTCCAGTCGATCATCGACCGCCTCGGCGCGACCCCGCTCGTCATGTACCTCCCGATCGGCGCGGAAAGCGACCTCAAGGGCGTCGTCGACCTCGTCAACAACCGCGGCATCGTGTGGCAGGACGAAAGCCTGGGCGCGAAGTTCGACTATGTCGACATCCCCGCGGACATGGCCGACAAGGCCGCCGAATATCGCGAAAAGCTGATCGAACTCGCCGTCGAACAGGACGACGATGTCATGACCGCGTACCTCGAAGGCCAGGAGCCCGACGTCGCGACGATCAAGAAGCTGATCCGCAAGGGCACGCTCGCCCAGGCGTTCGTTCCGGTCACCTGCGGTTCGGCGTTCAAGAACAAGGGCGTCCAGCCGCTGCTCGACGCCGTCGTCGATTACATGCCGAGCCCGCTCGACATTCCGCCGATCAAGGGCGTCATCCCCGGCACCGACAAGGAAGACAGCCGTCCGTCGAGCGACGACGAGCCCTTCGCGGCGCTGGCCTTCAAGATCATGAACGACCCGTTCGTCGGCTCGCTCACCTTCTGCCGCATCTATTCGGGCAAGCTCAGCAAGGGCTCGGTCCTGAACTCGGTCAAGGACAAGAAGGAAAAGATCGGCCGTATGCTCCTTATGCATGCGAACAGCCGTGAAGACATCGAAGAAGCCTCGGCCGGCGACATCGTCGCCATCGCGGGCCTCAAGGAAACCACGACCGGCGACACGCTGTGCGCCGAAAAGGCCCCGATCATCCTGGAACGCATGGAATTCCCGGATCCGGTTATCGAATTGTCGGTGGAACCGAAGACCAAGGCCGACCAGGAACGCATGGGCATCGCGCTCAACCGCCTGGCTGCCGAAGATCCCTCGTTCCGCGTGTCGACCGATCATGAATCGGGCCAGACCATCATCAAGGGCATGGGCGAACTGCACCTCGACATTCTCGTCGATCGCATGAAGCGCGAGTTCAAGGTGGAAGCGAACGTCGGTGCGCCGCAGGTGGCCTACCGTGAATCGCTGGCGAAGCCGGTCGAGCTGACCTACACCCACAAGAAGCAGTCGGGTGGTTCGGGTCAGTTCGGTGAAGTCAAGATTGCGGTCGCTCCTGGCGAACGCGGCAGCGGCATCAACTTCATCGACGAGATCAAGGGCGGCAACATTCCGCGCGAATATATCCCGTCGGTCGAAAAGGGCATGCGCGAAACCGCCGAAACCGGCTCGCTGATCGGCTTCCCGATCATCGACTTCGACATCCGCCTGCTCGACGGTAAGTACCACGACGTCGACTCGTCGGCGCTGGCGTTCGAAATCGCCGGTCGCGGCGCGATGCGCGAAGCGGCCCAGAAGGCCGGTATCAAGCTGCTCGAGCCGGTGATGAAGGTGGAAGTCGTCACCCCTGAAGAATTCATGGGCGACGTTATCGGCGACCTGAACAGCCGCCGTGGCCAGATCCAGGGTACCGACAGCCGTGGTAATGCACAGGTCGTCGAAGCCATGGTCCCGCTGGCGAACATGTTCGGCTATGTGAACCAGCTGCGCTCGTTCACCCAGGGCCGCGCGCAGTACACCATGCAGTTCTCGCACTATGAAGAAGTGCCGCAGAACGTCGCTGACGAAGTGAAGGCGAAGCTGGCGTAA
- the rplC gene encoding 50S ribosomal protein L3, giving the protein MRTGVIAKKMGMTRIFQADGRHVPVTVLQLEDVQVVARREQDKDGYTAVALGAGTAKAKNVAKPQRAAFGKAEVEPKAKVVEFRVAEDALLDVGATITADHFVAGQLVDIQGVTQGKGFAGAMKRWGFGGLRATHGVSVSHRSHGSTGNRQDPGRVFKNKKMAGHMGARNRTQQNLEIVRTDAERGLLFVKGSVPGSKGGWLTVQDAVKLPRHADAPYPAGLKTAGNNNASEEPQVETTAPATDESTEG; this is encoded by the coding sequence ATGCGCACTGGCGTGATCGCTAAGAAAATGGGGATGACCCGCATCTTCCAGGCGGACGGACGGCATGTGCCGGTCACCGTTCTGCAGCTGGAAGACGTCCAGGTCGTCGCCCGCCGCGAACAAGACAAGGACGGCTACACCGCCGTCGCTCTGGGTGCAGGCACTGCGAAGGCGAAGAATGTCGCCAAGCCGCAGCGCGCCGCCTTCGGCAAGGCCGAAGTCGAGCCCAAGGCCAAGGTGGTTGAATTCCGCGTCGCCGAGGATGCTCTCCTCGACGTCGGCGCGACCATCACCGCCGATCACTTCGTTGCCGGCCAGCTGGTCGATATCCAGGGCGTGACCCAGGGTAAGGGCTTTGCCGGCGCCATGAAGCGCTGGGGCTTCGGTGGTCTTCGCGCTACCCACGGCGTCTCCGTCTCGCACCGTTCGCACGGTTCGACCGGTAACCGCCAGGATCCGGGCCGCGTCTTCAAGAACAAGAAGATGGCCGGTCACATGGGCGCCCGCAACCGCACCCAGCAGAACCTCGAAATCGTGCGCACCGACGCCGAGCGCGGCCTGCTGTTCGTCAAGGGCTCGGTGCCCGGCTCGAAGGGTGGCTGGCTGACCGTCCAGGACGCCGTCAAGCTGCCGCGCCACGCGGACGCTCCTTATCCGGCCGGTCTCAAGACCGCCGGCAACAACAACGCTTCGGAAGAGCCGCAGGTCGAAACGACCGCGCCGGCCACCGACGAAAGCACGGAAGGCTAA
- the rplD gene encoding 50S ribosomal protein L4, producing the protein MKVKVQTLDAKAGGDIQLDETVFGVEPRADILHRVVTWQLINRRAPARAARERSDVARTGKKFGRQKGGGTARHGDRRAPIFIGGGKAHGPRARVFTSSLNKKVRALGLKMALSAKAKGGNLIVLEDLDMGKEAKTKALQAKLGKLGFGKTALVIDGDALNVGFARASSNLEGLNLLPAIGANVYDIMRHETLVLTRAAVEKLEARFNG; encoded by the coding sequence ATGAAGGTCAAGGTTCAGACCCTCGACGCCAAGGCTGGCGGCGACATCCAGCTCGACGAAACCGTGTTCGGTGTCGAGCCGCGCGCCGACATCCTGCACCGCGTCGTCACCTGGCAGCTCATCAACCGTCGCGCCCCGGCGCGTGCGGCTCGCGAGCGCAGCGACGTTGCCCGCACCGGCAAGAAGTTCGGTCGCCAGAAGGGCGGCGGTACGGCTCGTCACGGCGATCGCCGCGCACCGATCTTCATCGGCGGCGGTAAGGCGCACGGCCCGCGTGCCCGCGTCTTCACCTCGAGCCTCAACAAGAAGGTTCGCGCGCTCGGTCTCAAGATGGCGCTCTCGGCGAAGGCCAAGGGTGGCAATCTGATCGTGCTCGAAGACCTCGACATGGGCAAGGAAGCCAAGACCAAGGCGCTTCAGGCCAAGCTGGGCAAGCTCGGCTTCGGCAAGACCGCGCTGGTCATCGATGGTGACGCGCTCAACGTCGGTTTCGCCCGCGCTTCGTCGAACCTGGAAGGTCTCAACCTTCTGCCGGCGATCGGTGCGAACGTTTACGACATCATGCGCCACGAGACGCTGGTCCTGACCCGCGCCGCGGTTGAAAAGCTGGAGGCCCGGTTCAATGGCTAA
- the rpsJ gene encoding 30S ribosomal protein S10, translating to METQNIRIRLKAFDHRVLDQATGDIADTARRTGALIRGPIPLPTRIEKFTVNRSPHVDKKSREQFEVRTYKRLLDIVQPTPQTVDALMKLDLAAGVDVEIKLA from the coding sequence ATGGAAACGCAGAACATCCGGATTCGTCTCAAGGCTTTTGACCATCGTGTGCTCGATCAGGCCACCGGGGACATCGCCGACACCGCTCGCCGGACGGGTGCTCTCATTCGCGGCCCCATTCCGCTGCCGACGCGCATCGAGAAGTTCACCGTCAACCGTTCGCCGCACGTCGACAAGAAGTCGCGCGAACAGTTCGAGGTCCGCACCTACAAGCGCCTGCTGGACATCGTTCAGCCGACCCCGCAGACGGTCGACGCGCTGATGAAGCTCGACCTCGCAGCAGGGGTGGACGTAGAGATCAAGCTGGCCTAA